The following DNA comes from Tachypleus tridentatus isolate NWPU-2018 chromosome 9, ASM421037v1, whole genome shotgun sequence.
taaatgttattgagTTTGTAGTGTTTCTTGTATGTAATACTTGGTTTAAAATCATTGCATAAAGACAGGAATTAGCATGGATTAATATCGTTTAGTGACAAAAGTTGTCAAAATAATGCCTTAGAAAAAGCTTTACTGCCAAAATTATTAGTGGGCAAATGCCTCATTTGCCACATTGCTTATGGCGACATTCCAAGTTGTGGATATTTCACTTTTCAAGTGGATGATAAAATCAATAGATGttctattatttcaataattaaaaaattaaaacccgAGAAGTGACTGTCAACACTCTCATGTTGATAATTATTCTGAGAAGGCTGTCTGgtagaaacatttgttttgttgtcaAAATTCTTGTAACAACGTCAGTTAAATCATAAGCTTACTTTAAGTGTAAACTTTGACTTTCCAAACATGATACACTGGTTATCAGGACTCGTGAGATACAACAACATCTGTTTTTCCCACACGCAACTTCTCAAAAGAAGTGTTTTTACGTACATGATTTCAAAGTGTACAAGGTTACATATTACACAATCTCATGTCATTCATCATTACGAAATATTTATGCTTTTAAAATGGTTCGGAATAAAAGGTTTCTCTGATCTTCACTACCAAATAAGGTATAGGAAAGCGAAATTACTGTGTGTGTCtggtatctttaaaatatatattcccaTAGTTCAATTACTCTTGAATTGTTTACACCTTGATTAATGGTATATgtattaagtttggtttgttaagaattgcgcgcaaagctacacgagagctatctgtggggcccagcatggccaagcgtgttaaggcgtgcgactcgtaatctgagggtcgcgggttcgcatccccgtcgcgccaaacatgctcgccctttcagccgtgggggcgttataatgtggcggtcaatcccactattcgttggtaaaagagtagcccaagagttggcggtgggtggtggtaactaactgccttccctctagtcttacactgctacattagggacggctagcacagatagccctcgagtagctttgtgcgaaattaaaaaaaaaaaagctctctgtgctaatcgttcctaatttaataatgaaagaCTAAATGGAAGACGACTAGTCATCTCctcccacagtcaactcttgagccacacttttacccacgaatagtgggattgaccgtcgcattataacgctcccacgcctgaaagggtgagcatgtttggtaggacgacTAAACTGCGACTGGCAGATTGCTAAACCTATTGTATTAAGAAAAACGTGTAAAGAAATTAAGTCATGATATATGAATAGCATAATAACACGATATCTGACCTAAAATCACACTGTTTAGATATATGGCAAGCAGTAGTATAACTAGATTACAGGGGCTACATATGTTCTGCTTTCTCTTTGAACGGATACAATATACAAACTGTGAAGGCTATATATATTAACCTTTATGTATTTACTTCATATAGAAGAGATGATATATTCTtacaaacaaacttgatatttTACTACTACATAACACACTAAAACTTGAAACTTCTCACGCTTGGAATTATGATTCATAGTTACATGCATTTATCACTAAAGAGAAATATTGTCAGACAATACTTCATTCATAACATGCCGAGAGTTTCATTGAAGTCGATACACTTACTCTATGAAGTGAAATTCCAGTCGGTGCTCATTCATATAAAATGTGATTATCTGGTCTTCATTTCGTTAACAGAAAAACAATGTTCTGACAATATTCTTATTTGAAATGCTTGATGGTAAGTATTTGGTCGATCTGTTAACCAGTTTGCAACTTCCTTAAACTGCTAGTCTTTAACTGTCATAAGTGAAAAGCGGATTGCAataaatgaaaatagtttttattgattttacatgaaaaattatgataataGCTTTAACTTAcccggccccccgctagtacagcggtatgtctccggatttacaacgctaaaatcaggggttcgattcccctcggtgggctgagcagatagccgttgtggttttgctaaaagaaaacaaacaaacaaattaacttacCCGATATTTCAGCCCACGTATGTTCTGGTTTTAACCAATATTAAGtacattatctttttttttttcaatgaactTAGCCCCTCAGTGGCAAAGtgatatgtttgtggacttatactgctaaaaaccgggtttcgatacccgtgttgagcaaagcacagatagccctttgtgtagctttgtgcttaataacaaacaacgacAGTAAACTTAATCTATTGATATTGTCACATCCAATCTTGCTGTCACAAGATGAGTATTTCTATAACTCTGAAAAGAATGTCGTATTGCAAATTCAAAGCTATATAACAGTCTGCCTTCTTAATTCTTGTCGTGTTTAACAACTTTCTTcttctattttaaatttgtttcggTTGACTGAAAGAGACAGTAAACTGATGCGTTAAAAGACTTGTTTAAACTTAAGTTCCACTATTTCACAGGAAATCACAGTCAAGGTGCAGTTAACAGCGAATCATAAAGGTTTCTTCGAATTTAAACTATGTCCCAATAATAACCCCAGAAAGGTGGCTACCCAGGAATGTCTAGATCGTTATCCACTTGCCCTAGCGGATGGATCAGGCTATAAGTATATCGTGCCTAACAATCGAGCAGAGACTTACAGTGTCCAGCTTCGACTCCCTTCTGGACTCACCTGCACCCAGTGCGTGTTCCAGTGGACTTATACTGCCGGTaggttgatttttgtttgtttgtaagcgCAATACTACAGAATAGgctggttatctgtgctctgctcaatGTGAGTATCGAAATCtgacttttagcattataagccctagGACTTAACATCGCTGAGTAAGCATGTTTGGGAACGGGTTTCAATCTTACAACCCCCAGTCTGGGAATCGAATACCTTAACTGACAGGCTTTAAAATGATTACAAACAGTTGTAACATACGAGTATGTAGgtgtgtgtttaaaaataattgttatactttatattcaGCAAAATTATCTGTCTTGTGTCGATAAGTGTTTCACATGTGAAAActatttttcatgaaaataactttttaaatgaatatattcaCGAAGTTCTATGAAATTAAAGAATTATAATCAAGGTTAtcagtttttaaaactgtttttgttttttatctgcgTTGTTACTGTTTAAAGTGACAAGGCGATTCTTCTTTCTCAGACTGGTTTAATCTTTACAGGAAATAACTGGGGCACGTGTGAAGATGGTTCACAGAAGGTAGGATGTGGTCCACAAGAAACTTTCCGAGGATGTGCTGATGTCACTATTCAGGGGGGTAAATTTGACCCTATAAGACCTCAACAACCAGAAACGTTCTCCTTACCTACTCCCACAAAACGAGTCTGGAGACCTACTCGCAGACCTCATATAAGGCCCACAAGTAAACCAAAACCAATTACAGAAAAGCCCAAACTAGTCACCAACCAGGCTCCGCCACTACAACGCCCTCATGGGAGAAGGAAAATATGCTATCCCGTGAGTATTTGGAAGAGAGTTCCAGGAATGGACGTTTGGTGTATAAACAACTGCAGCAGAGGTTTCTGTCCACCCTCTCACTGCGCATGCGAATAATATGTATCCTAGTTCATTATAGTGATGTTTAGTCAGTTCACTTAAAATGCTGGTGCTTATGCAGCAAGGAGGCGCTATTACCTCTAAAACTATATTCTTAAGCttagttaaaatataatgaatGGTTATTAcgatataaaattttactgttttattgcatACCACCCAGCGATAACTtagcaaaataaatatacagcTACGATTAATAAACCAGTGTTACGATAAAGTCACGACCAAGTaggcacaaaatattttatttcaataacgaCTCTAAATCCTTCATTCTACATGATCGTAGAATATTATAATGTGGGTAATATTCCCCAAACAAACAAGTGATTAAAAAAACAGAGGCTTTATTTCTTTCAGTAATATACATTTCCCATGTAATTATGTTTGCCAGTTTTGAATATGGacagtttgttttacatttacgTACGCCAGCCATTACGTAAACAAAAACGTTCCGTCCCGCGAAGAACACCTGGATTAGATCTTCATTATAAAATGAAGTGTTACGTGGTAGTAACCGGCAAAACCGTTGCTATCAATCCCAAAACAACCAGGGTTATAGACGGGTTTGAatgaagtattaatatttttaatgtaacttgtCGTGTAAAATTTGATAATCTATTTACtatttacactgttttaaaatgaaaacctGGCCAGTTCTTCTTCACACCGCAGGACCatgactttgttttgtttgttcttttttgtattactattgttacttttaaattCATATAAATCTGATGGCAATACTTGTAGCATGGACCACACCTGTATCTTGTGGTTTAACGtgtctttttttttgcattttttccTTTATTACCACTTAAAGGTTAagtaattattagaataaattacGTGGATTACCTACTTATTACAAAATGTACGACGTAAACatctatgaaatataaaaaaataagtaaaaaatatattgtgctcATTACGAAAAAACTATTTCCTTCTTATTTTCTACACTACTTAAATAAACAGAGATAAAATGGATCTGTGTCGTATATTCGGGAAACAACGGCTCTTCTTAGGAGAGTGCACATGGACATTGGTGTCGTTTGGAACCAATTGCTTGTCATGCGCCGTGATTCCACACGTACTGACGTTCGTGTGGTTCTACAACCTATCGTTTTTGCCCTATttagtgtgtatgttttcttaccgCAAAGctacatcgtgctatctgctgagcccaccgaggggaatcgaacccctgattttagcgttgtaaatccgtagacataccgttgtactagcgaggggcgttGCTCTAAAGAAAAGAATCGTTGTTTCTTTGGCACTATTCTGTATTTATGTTTGCTTAACTATTGTAAAAAACAGTCTTTTTATTACGAGTTCTtctagttataaaatgttttttggtaTATATTCAGCTTTATAAAGCAAGATAGTCCTAAACTGTACTTTTTAACAGTGAACAATGTGTTATACTTAGTACTAGTAGT
Coding sequences within:
- the LOC143225968 gene encoding uncharacterized protein LOC143225968, with protein sequence MERNGGKCGICGDAWNDPQPRKNEAGGVYGKGIIVRKYQSGQEITVKVQLTANHKGFFEFKLCPNNNPRKVATQECLDRYPLALADGSGYKYIVPNNRAETYSVQLRLPSGLTCTQCVFQWTYTAGNNWGTCEDGSQKVGCGPQETFRGCADVTIQGGKFDPIRPQQPETFSLPTPTKRVWRPTRRPHIRPTSKPKPITEKPKLVTNQAPPLQRPHGRRKICYPVSIWKRVPGMDVWCINNCSRGFCPPSHCACE